A genomic region of Cannabis sativa cultivar Pink pepper isolate KNU-18-1 chromosome 1, ASM2916894v1, whole genome shotgun sequence contains the following coding sequences:
- the LOC115704143 gene encoding cytokinin dehydrogenase 3, translating to MAAENVLIQTYAMFVFLISRLIFSFGNKSKPWISTTTTTNNKGPTTTPLFPNNNKENGYNLRNDSEALEMASSDYGNMVREIPAAVLDPSSINDIANLIKSSNNSSTPFRIAPRGQGHSIRGQAMAQNGVVINMTALKGHRNGTGIVVSGNRTASGSGYYYYADVGGEQLWIDVLHATLEHGLSPVSWTDYLYLTVGGTLSNAGISGTAFRYGPQISNVYELDVITGKGEFVTCSAHKNSELFHAVLGGLGQFGVIVRARIVLESAPKRVKWVRMLYTNFSEFAEDQERLIKMNDRKDKNALDYLEGSLLMNQGTPDNWRSSFFPPSDHPRIISKVTQNKIIYCLEIAKFYDDRSSQSIHKVVKGLTEGLRYEAGFMFEKDVSYVDFLDRVRSGELKLQSQGLWEVPHPWLNLFIPKSRIEEFNAAVFKDIVLKRNITTGPVLLYPMNRNKWDERMSAVIPEDEDVFYTVGFLHSSGFDDWDSFDEQNKEILKFCEDAGIEVKQYLAYHETQEDWIKHFGSKWTTFNQRKLMFDPNKILSPGQKIFTTSVKLIS from the exons atggCTGCAGAGAATGTTTTGATCCAAACATATGCCATGTTCGTATTTCTTATCAGCCGTCTGATCTTCAGCTTTGGAAATAAATCCAAGCCGTGGATTAGTACTACCACGACAACTAATAATAAAGGCCCAACAACCACTCCGCTTTTTCCGAATAATAACAAGGAAAATGGGTATAACCTTCGTAATGACTCAGAAGCCTTAGAAATGGCTTCGAGTGATTACGGAAACATGGTTAGAGAAATCCCAGCAGCCGTTTTAGACCCATCTTCCATAAACGACATagccaatttaattaaatcctcAAACAATTCCTCTACCCCTTTCCGCATAGCCCCCAGAGGACAAGGCCACTCCATTCGCGGTCAAGCCATGGCCCAAAACGGCGTCGTTATCAACATGACCGCCTTGAAAGGTCACCGCAACGGTACCGGTATTGTCGTCTCCGGCAACCGTACTGCTTCCGGTTCCGGTTACTACTACTACGCCGATGTCGGTGGAGAACAGCTTTGGATCGATGTCTTGCACGCCACGCTTGAGCATGGACTTTCGCCGGTTTCGTGGACCGATTACCTTTACCTCACCGTCGGTGGGACTCTTTCCAATGCGGGCATTAGTGGTACGGCTTTCCGGTACGGTCCTCAGATCAGCAATGTGTACGAACTTGATGTTATCACTG GGAAAGGTGAATTTGTGACTTGCTCGGCACACAAAAACTCTGAGCTATTTCATGCGGTTCTTGGGGGTTTGGGTCAGTTTGGAGTTATTGTCAGAGCAAGAATCGTCCTTGAGTCAGCTCCTAAGAgg GTGAAATGGGTACGAATGTTATACACAAACTTCTCAGAATTCGCTGAAGACCAAGAACGATTAATCAAAATGAATGACAGGAAAGACAAGAACGCACTTGATTATTTAGAAGGTTCACTACTCATGAATCAGGGCACTCCTGATAATTGGAGATCCTCATTTTTTCCACCCTCTGATCATCCAAGAATAATCTCTAAAGTCACTCAAAACAAAATCATTTACTGTCTAGAAATAGCTAAATTTTACGACGATCGCTCTTCTCAATCCATACACaag gtGGTTAAGGGATTGACCGAAGGTTTGAGGTACGAGGCTGGATTTATGTTCGAGAAAGATGTGTCGTATGTGGATTTTCTAGATAGAGTACGAAGTGGTGAGCTCAAGCTTCAATCACAAGGACTTTGGGAAGTTCCACATCCATGGCTTAACCTTTTCATCCCAAAGTCAAGAATTGAGGAATTTAACGCTGCTGTCTTTAAGGATATTGTTCTAAAACGTAACATTACAACCGGACCTGTCCTCCTTTACCCCATGAACCGTAacaa GTGGGATGAAAGAATGTCAGCCGTTATACCAGAAGATGAAGATGTGTTCTACACCGTTGGATTTTTGCATTCGAGTGGTTTTGATGATTGGGATTCGTTTGATGAGCAGAACAAAGAGATTTTGAAGTTTTGTGAAGATGCTGGTATTGAGGTTAAGCAGTATCTTGCTTACCATGAAACGCAGGAAGATTGGATTAAACATTTTGGTTCAAAGTGGACTACTTTCAATCAAAGGAAACTTATGTTTGATCCTAACAAAATTCTTTCACCGGGACAGAAAATTTTTACTACTTCAGTAAAATTAATTagctga